The DNA segment GCCAGAAAGACCCACCAGCACGGCGGTCACAGACCAGTAGAAGCCTTTTGATTTCTTGATCGCAAAGGGCTTGCTCTTCAGGGCAAAGGCGCAGAGCACAACACTGATCACGGCGATAACAATCCACTTTATCATCAAACTGTCACCAATAAGTCCGGGCAGCGTCATGCTGGGCGGACCGACCTGTACGCTTCTGAGCATGTCATAGACCGGCTTGAGAACGCCGTTTGTGGTCATTCCTATGCCGAGGAAAAACCCCAGCACCGCAACCCAGGAGGCCATCTGTCCTTCGCCCATACGGTAGACGATACCGCTGCCGCAGCCACCGGCAAGCACGATACCGAGGCCAAAAACATACCCGCCAATAATGTTGGCCAGAGGATAAAACGACTGGGCCTTGAGATGAATGATCTCCATGTCATGCAACACGTTGGATCCGATCACCATAATTACAAGCGCAAGCAAATAGGCGTGAAAAACCGTGAAGTCCTTGATGAAAATGGTGTCTCTGAAAGCACTGTTCATGCAGAATCTGCCCTTCTGCAGGATAAAACCGAACAGCGCACCGATTAAGAGTCCGGAAATGATAAAACCAAATGTTACCTGCGGTAAAGCGTCCGCTACACCTTCCATATTTACCCCCCGATAAAAAATTTAGTGTGTTAAATTATCACAGCAGGGGGGTTTTGTCAACGAAGGGAATATATAAAAAAAGCTTATAAATCTATGAGTTAAACCTGTTCATGGCCTTCTCAACACCCTGCTCCAAAATACAGGAAATCGCGTCGCCAGCCCTCGCCACAACCTCTTTTATCAGTGCCTGTTCCTCTTTCCTGAACTTCGCAAGCACATAATCCTCTGTGGGAACGAGAGGATCGCGGCCAATACCTATCCTGACCCTGATAAACTCCTGAGTGCCGAGATTCTGCATCACTGATTCGACACCTCTGTGGCCTCCTGCTGATCCTCTCTTGCTGATCTTCAACCTTCCTGATGCAAGATCAAGATCGTCCTGAATGACGACAATATGTTCCGGCAGAATCGTATACCGGGAGAAGACCTTTCTGACCGCGCTGCCGCTCCTGTTCATAAACGTCAACGGCTCCATCAGGACGACCTTCTGGCCGCTGATGGAGCCGCTGCATGCCCTGTATTCTGTCTTTTCCCTGAAGCTCAGGCCCAGGCTCTCGGCAAGCCGGTCCAGGACCATGAACCCGATATTATGCCGCGTCTTTGCGTATCGGCTACCAGGATTGCCAAGGCCGACAAGAAGCCACAAAAACTATTTCCCCTTCTTCTCCGGTGCAGCTGCGCCTTCTTCCTCTTTCTTGCCCTTCTTGGCAACTTCAGGCTCAGCAACAACCGGTGCAGCCTCTACTGCAGGCGCAACTTCCTCAATAGCCTCAACAATGTTAACAATGACATCATGCCCATCAGTGAGGATCTTGATCCCTTCCTCAAGCCTCAGGTCGCTCACATGGATTGCCTGGCCGATCTCGAGCTTCGATATATCGATGTCGATCTTGCCGGGTATCTTGTCAGGAAGGCACTCGATCATGATCTCCCTGAGCGGATGCTGGAGAATGCCGCCGTCCCGCTTGACGCCGACAGGCTCACCGTGGGTCGCAACATGGACCGTGATCTTGATTGACTCTGTCAGTGAAACCTCAAAGAAATCGGTATGCAGAAGCTCGCTTCTGACCGGGTCAACCTGGAAATCCTTGAGCAGCGCAAGCTTATTGACGCCGTCAGCGAACTGAAGATCGACCATGACCTGCTCTCCTCCCACCGAGTTGATAAGCTTTGCAAGCTCTTTTCTTACGAGCTGGATCGACTGCGCATTGCCCGCCCGGTACAACGTTGCCGGCACCTTGCCGTCCCTTCTGAGTGTGCGGGCAGCTCCCTTGCCCCTCCCTTCCCTCACTTCCGCCTGTATACTCATCTTTTCCATCTTATCCTCCTATACAAATAGTGTACTTAACGTTGTTTCTTCGTGTATTCTCTTGATCGCTTCGCCCACAATGGGCGCAATGCTCAGAACTTTCAGTTTGCTGCACTGCTCCTTCTTGCTGTCAAGGGCAATCGTGTTCGTGACGATCAGCGCCTCAATAGGGGAATTGTTGATCCTCTCGATCGCAGGACCCGACAGCACCGCATGAGTGCAGGCAGCAGATACCTTTCTTGCGCCCTTTGCCATAAGCGCTGACGCTGCCTGAGCCATGGTGCCTGCCGTGTCAACCATGTCGTCAAGCAGCAGGGTGTCCTTGCCCTGCACGTCACCTATCACATTCATGATCTCACACTCATTCGCTTTCTCGCGCCGTTTGTCAACGATCGCGATCGTGCAGTTTAGCCTCTTGGCAAATGCCCTGGCCCTTTCAACACCGCCTGCGTCAGGTGAGACAATGACCAGATTGTTCGTGTCGAACTGTTCATTCATATAGTCAAGCAATACCGGCGCAGCATAAAGGTTATCAACCGGGATGTTGAAAAAGCCCTGGATCTGCCCGGCATGCAGATCAACAGTAAGAACCCTGTTCGTGCCGACAGCATTAATAAGGTCTGCAACCATCTTTGCCGAAATCGGCACCCTCGGCTGGACCTTTCTGTCCTGACGCGCGTAACCATAATACGGGATAACAGCAGTTATTCTCCCGGCTGATGCGCGCTTAAGGGCATCGACTATGAGCAGGAGCTCGACAAGATGATCGTTGACCGGCACGGATGTAGACTGTATTACAAAGACATCCGAGCCGCGCACATTTTCGTTAATGCGGACCATGA comes from the Nitrospirota bacterium genome and includes:
- a CDS encoding YeeE/YedE family protein, yielding MEGVADALPQVTFGFIISGLLIGALFGFILQKGRFCMNSAFRDTIFIKDFTVFHAYLLALVIMVIGSNVLHDMEIIHLKAQSFYPLANIIGGYVFGLGIVLAGGCGSGIVYRMGEGQMASWVAVLGFFLGIGMTTNGVLKPVYDMLRSVQVGPPSMTLPGLIGDSLMIKWIVIAVISVVLCAFALKSKPFAIKKSKGFYWSVTAVLVGLSGILTFWASEYWGSPGFARGLNFTTPTGEVFFTLLTGDARSKFFPMFALGDFKVTWASFYIIGVPIGAAISAKILKEFTWKTPRDAKELLTVLGGSVMMGFGAAAAGGCNVGQALTGATTLSIGSIAATIAIILGNWTMVYFKFIKPMQDMDE
- a CDS encoding aminoacyl-tRNA hydrolase, with protein sequence MWLLVGLGNPGSRYAKTRHNIGFMVLDRLAESLGLSFREKTEYRACSGSISGQKVVLMEPLTFMNRSGSAVRKVFSRYTILPEHIVVIQDDLDLASGRLKISKRGSAGGHRGVESVMQNLGTQEFIRVRIGIGRDPLVPTEDYVLAKFRKEEQALIKEVVARAGDAISCILEQGVEKAMNRFNS
- a CDS encoding 50S ribosomal protein L25, whose amino-acid sequence is MEKMSIQAEVREGRGKGAARTLRRDGKVPATLYRAGNAQSIQLVRKELAKLINSVGGEQVMVDLQFADGVNKLALLKDFQVDPVRSELLHTDFFEVSLTESIKITVHVATHGEPVGVKRDGGILQHPLREIMIECLPDKIPGKIDIDISKLEIGQAIHVSDLRLEEGIKILTDGHDVIVNIVEAIEEVAPAVEAAPVVAEPEVAKKGKKEEEGAAAPEKKGK
- a CDS encoding ribose-phosphate pyrophosphokinase; the encoded protein is MPQGLKIFSGSSNRELATEVAGKLNSQLADLTLSTFSDGEIMVRINENVRGSDVFVIQSTSVPVNDHLVELLLIVDALKRASAGRITAVIPYYGYARQDRKVQPRVPISAKMVADLINAVGTNRVLTVDLHAGQIQGFFNIPVDNLYAAPVLLDYMNEQFDTNNLVIVSPDAGGVERARAFAKRLNCTIAIVDKRREKANECEIMNVIGDVQGKDTLLLDDMVDTAGTMAQAASALMAKGARKVSAACTHAVLSGPAIERINNSPIEALIVTNTIALDSKKEQCSKLKVLSIAPIVGEAIKRIHEETTLSTLFV